In a single window of the Paenibacillus sp. MMS20-IR301 genome:
- a CDS encoding YHYH domain-containing protein — protein MKKILLPIFMVFVLLSVPVLAEAHPGRTDANGGHYCRTNCAKWGLKNGEYHYHNGGGSTKPAATVKPTVKPTAKPTAKPTAKPSAKSATKPTNKPTAKPSATP, from the coding sequence ATGAAAAAAATTCTTCTTCCAATCTTCATGGTATTTGTTTTACTGTCAGTTCCGGTACTTGCCGAGGCGCATCCGGGACGTACTGATGCGAATGGCGGCCATTACTGCCGCACTAACTGTGCCAAGTGGGGATTAAAAAACGGGGAGTATCATTACCACAATGGCGGAGGAAGCACAAAGCCTGCTGCGACTGTTAAGCCAACTGTCAAGCCGACTGCTAAGCCGACTGCCAAGCCGACTGCTAAACCATCAGCTAAGTCTGCAACAAAACCTACAAACAAACCAACAGCCAAGCCTAGCGCTACGCCATAA
- a CDS encoding SDR family NAD(P)-dependent oxidoreductase produces MNQIAFVTGANKGIGLETARQLGNAGWKVLLGARNTQLGREAAAELRSQGLDVEFLQIDMTDKQSIEQAAGIIQTDYPALTLLINNAGMPGAFSRSFSDTKETDLRNAFEVNFFGTFRLNQLLLPLIRSNEGTIVNVSTDMASLHFMQSSEYALNAFDYNASKTAGNAMTVAMAIECSKTNAQVFAVTPGFTKTDLNGNAEGGKSKEAGAAIIVGYATDGKRHNGEFLDVDGVYGW; encoded by the coding sequence ATGAACCAAATTGCTTTCGTAACTGGCGCTAATAAAGGCATAGGATTGGAAACTGCAAGACAACTGGGGAACGCCGGATGGAAGGTACTGCTAGGTGCACGCAATACACAATTGGGCAGGGAAGCCGCTGCGGAGCTGCGGAGCCAGGGCTTAGATGTGGAGTTTCTGCAGATTGATATGACGGACAAGCAGAGTATTGAACAGGCAGCAGGCATCATTCAGACCGATTACCCTGCTCTGACGCTTCTGATCAATAACGCCGGTATGCCGGGAGCCTTCTCGCGTTCATTCAGCGATACGAAAGAAACCGATCTGCGGAATGCATTTGAAGTCAACTTCTTCGGCACATTCCGCTTGAACCAGCTGCTGCTGCCATTGATCCGCAGCAATGAAGGAACGATCGTTAATGTATCGACCGATATGGCCTCCCTGCACTTCATGCAGAGCTCGGAATATGCGCTTAATGCATTCGACTATAACGCCTCCAAGACCGCGGGTAATGCGATGACAGTGGCTATGGCAATTGAATGCAGCAAGACCAATGCGCAAGTGTTCGCCGTCACCCCCGGTTTCACGAAGACAGATCTGAACGGCAATGCTGAAGGCGGTAAATCCAAAGAAGCAGGCGCAGCCATTATTGTCGGATATGCAACCGACGGTAAGCGGCATAACGGGGAGTTCCTGGATGTAGACGGGGTGTATGGCTGGTAA
- a CDS encoding MerR family transcriptional regulator: MFTIGQVAKKVGVGIGAIRFYERKGLLEQVIRNDQNNRLYTDNEIGWLIFLKCLRETGMSVEEIKKYHDMVKAGTATLPERIKLIQDQKQQLLDDIEAKKAQLVHLEHKLERYYAGENY; this comes from the coding sequence ATGTTTACAATAGGACAAGTCGCCAAAAAAGTCGGGGTAGGCATAGGAGCGATCCGCTTTTATGAACGAAAAGGGCTGCTGGAGCAAGTAATCCGCAATGACCAAAACAATCGCCTGTATACCGATAACGAGATCGGCTGGCTGATCTTCCTTAAGTGTCTGCGGGAAACCGGGATGAGCGTGGAAGAAATCAAGAAGTATCACGATATGGTCAAAGCCGGAACGGCCACCCTGCCGGAGCGGATTAAGCTGATTCAAGACCAGAAGCAGCAGCTGCTGGATGATATTGAGGCGAAGAAAGCCCAGCTGGTTCATCTGGAGCATAAGCTTGAGCGTTACTATGCGGGAGAGAATTATTAA